A segment of the Lycium barbarum isolate Lr01 chromosome 7, ASM1917538v2, whole genome shotgun sequence genome:
ATATTACCATTCATAGCTGATTTCTGGCTGATTTGTGTATGTTTTCGCGTGTATTTGTTGCCAGCAAATACATGAGCATgcggtaaaaaaaaaaggaaccggCTCCTTGATTTTAGCCTGTAACGGTGGTGgtattaaattagatattaatatattttttacccTCTTTTCCACAAAACCAGCTATAATATTCCCTTTCCTCACACGTTTCTCTTCTTCCATGCATTCTTCAACATTCAAACGtaaaaattcaaatttcaaattaaatCTTCAACACCTTTGAAAATACATTAACAAAACAACACGATCAATCATCAGGTAATTCGTGCAAAAACACCGTTTTGATTTCACAAAATTCGTTCATTCAAGTTGTATTTatgtgatttcaatttttttcttggagCATAACGTCAAAGTTGTTTTATTCTTCTGAAACGTCAAAGTTGTTTTAttcttctgatttttttttatttctatcttTATAACTGATATTCAAAAATAATGATGTAATATCATTGTAAGCGTGTTAATGAATGAATAATGCTCTTGAAAATTACGGTTGAAAGTATTTTAATGTACATGAATGGTTAGGaatcaaaaaaaaattccaattcatatcttttatttttctgaatctGAATGGCATAGTATAATGCATGATCAgctaaactatgtatttctgaagTGTAATTCAATATGTGCATGTTGTATTTGAATTATTAGTGAGTTGTAAATCTAATTTGTATAAATTGTTCAAATTTGAACGTGAATGTTTGTTCGAACTGAATTTCTTTGTTCGAACTGAATTTTCTTAATATTTTAGGCATACATATTACAGGTTTTATGTTGAGATAGTGATTCaaggattttttttaatttataaaatggACAATATTTCATCGTTGATTAGACACTCTGGTATTTGGAACGACGAGAATAAATACGTCAATTACAAAATCGATGCTGTGACTTTCAAGGAGTATTCGACGTATGAGGAATTGTTACAAACAGTTGCAACCCAATTGAATTTGGATAAGCAAAtgaaaaacataaacataaaatacATGGTTGAAGGTGATGATATTCCAATGGCAATTCACAATGATATGGTTGTTAAGGTGTATGTGGAACTGAAGAAAGAGAACAAAGCATTACCAATGTACCCATTATGTATCATTAAAACTGATAGAAGCATGGAGATATGTATATCGGGTGAGAGTTGTGTTGAAGGTGATTATTTGTGAATCGGATACACGAATCAAACGAATATAATAGAAACAGTTGGTTCCTGTGATTTGGCATCATCAAGTTGTGGAAAGGCTGAATTGTTATTCGAAAACAACAAGGGTATGGTTATTGATGACAAGAACCAAAAAGTAGTTGCCGTCGATCAAGTATACAAGGATAAGATACATTAAAAGCTGTGATGGTGAATTATGCAATTACAAACAGGTTCAACTATTGTGCAAAAAGGAGTAATGCAATAAGGTATTAAAATGTGCATTTGTTTATGTATTTGTAACTGTGTGGTGTTATGTATTTAAAGCGTAACAGTGTATGTTTGTGAATTTGTACGAGTGGAAGTATTTCTCAGCATGTGTATGTTTATTATAAAGTAGAATCAAAACTGATTTGTATGTATTTGTACTCATAAATAATGTATTTGGCCCGGGTTGCATTTGATTAACTTATTTACATATGGTAAAATTTCTCATCTGTCCTTTGTATTAAAAATACAAGAATAAATACACGAATGTATTTATGTGTACTGGTGTATTTACATTAAtgtgttttttaatttttgatgtttttctTATGTAGCTACACACTTGTGTGCGTATCAGGAGAGTGTGATTGGAAATTCAGGGCGTCAAGTGTAGGTAAGTCAGGAATGTTTAGAGTTAGGGAGTTTCAAGACAAACATACATGTCCGTTAAAGGAAAAGGTTTATTCCCAATGCCAAGCTACAAGTCGGTTGATAAGTGGGATTGTCAAACCAAAAATATCAAACCATAAGAGGAAATATACGCCTAAAGACATTGCGGAGGAcgtcaaaaatgattttggaaTGAATGTTTCATACATGGTTGCTTGGCGGGCCAAAGAAAAGGTGATGAACGATTTAATGGGTGAACCGGCTGAATCTTATAAAACATTACCTGGATATCTATACATATTGGATAAGACTTACCCGGGTTCACATATCAGAATGCGTAAAACCCACGAAAATGAATTTCTGTATCTTTTTATAGCACTGTATGCATTTATCAAAGGTTTTGATTATTGTCGGCCAATTGTGGTAGTTGATGGAAGCCACTTTAAAACACCATACAATGGAACATTTGTCTCGGCAAGCACATTGGACGGTGCAGGTATGTCAAAAAAATACATATTAGTTTATTACCTCAATATGTATTTTATCTGTTTTAGAcaaatacaaaatgtattttattatttttttattcttaacTGTATCTCCAGGCAACATACTTCTCTTAGCATATGGTGTGATTGATTCTGAGAATGACAGATCATGGACGTGGTTTTTTGAGCGTTTCAGAGAAACATATGGAATTAGAGAGAATATGTGTATCGTATCAGATAGGCATGAACGTATAAACAAGGTTGTTTGTAGAATTTATCCAGAAGTTGCACATTATGCATGTATATGGCATCTGTGGGGTAATGTATGTAAAAAATACAAGAAGAGCCATGATGTGCTGAGTCCTGTTTTTTATTCCATGGCAAAGGCATACACGCAGGATGATTTTGATGAGTTGAAGGGGAAGGTTCAAAAGGTAGATATGCGCGTGGCAGAGTATTTGGAATCGGCTGGTAGAGACAAGTGGGCTAGATTGTATGCATTTGTTAACCGAGGGTGGATAATGACTTCTAACATAGCAGAGTGCATTAACCGACATCTTCTAGCAGCTAGAGAACTGCCTATATATGACTTTCCTGAAGAAGTTAGAAGGATGTTTGGGAGATGGAATTACAATAACTGGAGAAATGGAATATACACGTTCACTACACTCAGTAAAAAGTTTCAGGAGATGCTATCAATCAATGAGTATCTATGTCTACGAATGACGCTATGTTTCAGTTTAATGCTTGTTATAATTTATTTGACAAACTTGTACTTGTACTAATCTGGTGTTTCTACACATTATATGAATGTGTATTTGGTATCAATGAACAATTAGTATTAATGTAAATTCAATATATGCTTCTTTGAAAATTGATATGTATTTGATTAATGGtttgttcatttattttaaaattttgattggTTCAATAACAAATacatgtaatatttattttttcaggTAGAACCGTCAACCGAATTCGTGTACACAGTACATGATGGAGGAAGGCGATTCATTCTTAATTTGAATAGAAAAACTTGCAGTTGTCGTATGTTTCAACTAGATGAAATTCCCTGCCCGCATGCATGGGCtgtcattaaaaagaaaaatctggTTGCTGATGATTATTGCTCTGATTTGTTTAAACCGAAGACCGTGTTGAAGACATATGATGTACCTGTGGATCCTCTACCCGACGAGCGTGAATGGAACATTCCCAAAAACATCTTGGAGGATGTGATTTTGCCACCAAGATACAAGAGACTGCCTGGTAGGCCAAAGAAGAGGCGTGATAAGCCTTTAAGTGTATTGTTGTTTGGAAAGAGCAGACATGCTTGCAGTACTTGTGGACAACTTGGGCACAACAGACGTTCATGTAGTTTTGAGCCTCTAAGGAAGTGAATTTTTCTTGTGTTCCTATCCATTTAACTTTTAGGGAAGATAGATTGGTTATTTAAGTATTTGAACACTTGTGTCAAAAATTTCTATTGACAAATGTTGTAGTAATACTGAAATTTTTGCTATGAAATGAATGTCCTATTCAAACTGATCTTAATTGCATTTATTTTCCGATACGTATGGTGTTTTTTTCAACTTCAAAAATACTGCGTACTTGgtaaaataacatacatattatatCTATAAAATGATAAAGTTGTTTTTATTTTGGAATTTTTTTGGATTGGAGGCTCGTAGTTGTTCTGGTAATGTCAACTAAACATTATGTATTTTGGAATACATATTATGCGAAGACACCACAgtccctaaaaaaaaaaacagataagaATTTATATTAGAAAATATATGTTTCAAGTTCTAAATAAAGTATTTCAAGTTCAAACAACTCATGTATTTTGAAAGAATAATAAATTGATAGGATATATCATGTATTTGATACActatgatatttttaaaaatatatgtttACTACTTACGTGCTACCAGCAGGTTGATGCGACAGATTTTCAACATAGACAACTTCAAGGATATCGATCTGTCCCTTATCCGCATATGCTGGGTCTTTCACCAAATCTATGCTTTTTTGATTTACATAGAATCCAGCCAGATGTAGGAAATGTGGCAGAAGTGTAGCAAgcttttttatttcattcctaaCAATTGCGTTGTGCCTGACTGCTTGATACGAGTTGTAAACATACAGATGCCTgtacatttcaaaaaaaaaaaaaaagaaatcagcGGTAAAATGAATAAAACACTAATGATAAAAAATTTGGGCAACATGTAAAATACAATTTTAttcacaaaaatatatatataaaaaatcaaaaaatacctGCTTGTTCACAGTTAATTGTTGTTCTCCGGTATTTGTCTCTACAACATTCTTCCCTTTGCTACTAGAAGCAACATCAGATGTTTTTCTCCTCTTTGTGGCAGTATCAGAATCATTTTTTTCTCCAAATTAACAGTTGAAGGATTTCTGATTCTGACAGGATCATGGATTTCTTAGATCTCCTTTCAGCAACCAATTTCTCAGCAGAAGCTGCATCAACATCATGTTGTTGCTGAGAAATACCCAAATCAAAAGAAGGGGAATCTAAATTTGGAAGAGTATGTGGTATACCTCTCGTAACCCTACTAGatatgctttcatccgccattaaTTGATGTTTTTCACTATTCAAATTGGGAAACCCTGAGCATTGAAAGTTAAAAATCTTGAAAAAAGTCGAAAATATTGAATTAAATTGACcaaaatacacaaaataatgaaaaCTTATACAAATACACACCACCCACAAATCTCGGCACAATAAATTGTAGTGGAATCGTGCTTGATGGTAATGGATAGATTCTGAGGAGAAAAAAAGGGCTAAAATTAATGGAAAGTGAGAGAGAAACGTAATGTATATTACGTGATTTTAAAAAATGGGAAGTTGGGATAGTGTTTACCGTTATTTACGGTGTATTTGAGAACTGATAAATGCAAGTTacttgatgagtcgtgaaattacgcgatattcgatgctaattccttaagtttttgcgactctttaagcacttttgttgttactttttgtgttgttatgttgttttgtaggaaaagatgcccggagagcataaaagagcaaaatggatcaaaatggaccaaaatggaacaaaatagagcaaaacaagacaagtagctgaaatgagtgatcggaagaaaccaagtgaaaagaaagtcaaaaagaggccaaactggacatttttgcaaaactggacagttttgcaaaaacgggacagatttgcaaaactgtcaaaagtggacagttttgcaaaaatgggacagaactgcaaaaaacgggcagaactgcaaaaactgaaagttggggcatattttgtcattcttTTGAACTTGGAAAAATTAGAGGAGCTACAAAAAGAGAGCTTGGggcaaaacattatcatctttggtcattttgcaagttttggaggctagggtttcacctacaccattggaggagaagattgaagcactttaatgagataattcttaaaccttttttcaattccttgttttgtattgaatattttagtgtgtagtatttcatttctatacttgaaccttgtgtatgaaaatattcttgattaaagtttggattgaaactcttgttttgcttatgtattaaatgattcttattgctattgaagtggatctttgttgatttaatttatctcgttcttgaatgtttccaaagggattagctaaccctgggactcacccatttacttagattgagcttggaagaggaaatctaggttggaaaagattaattaacaagaatttgagtcattaaactcatctaataacttgagctcggaagaggatagttacttgaggttaaattgattgtacctaatatcacactctaaggcttggaaaagcttagagtgaaattcattgatttggttggaagactttcaatgagattttagatatcattatctatcaacacaaacccgctcttaattgtaaaatcgtaaaatacgttggaccattacttgagtgtaatttcctttgtatccaaacttgtggccattgatcattttactcgctttctaggttagtttacatttccacattagttataattctctcaaaaacccaaaatattatccatcgtttggctttagcttagctggtgaaagttccttactttcttaatcgcctagcatattgttccctgtgggatcgaccccgacacatagttgggtaaatatattgcatacgaccgtgtatactttctctttgaggagtgtatttggacgttatcattaCTGTTGTATCTATAATGAGTAATTTAGAAAATTAATtagctattattattaattttaataaaaggtagttattaacATTAAATAGGTACTAAAAGTAGCTATAACAAGTAAATTTTCCTAATATATACAGTAACTCTTCCACTGATAGAATGGACACATCTGTTTACAACTGTACTACTTcagtatttttttaaaagattttaatttatatatatggTCAGGCTTCTGAAAGAATAACAATAAGTAAATGACTAACCAACTTGCCTGGTACATATTGATCTGTTTAAGTTGATTTCCTTGCCCATCATTTAAAATATTATGCAAATTTCTAAAGAATATTAACAACCATTCATTCACAGGAGTCGGGACTTGCGATGACGGCATCGGAGATATCATTTCAAATTAGCTTTTTGCAAAatgacttagagcccgtttggattggcttataagttggcttataagctgttttcagcttttttgagtgtttggctggccagcttaaagtcattttatgcttaaaataagctcaaaaaaataattggacccatttgacttagtttatctaaagcagcttataagctgaaaacagcttataagccaaaaaaaataagttggactaccccaacttatttttttcagcttataagctgcaaacagctttaagctgtaagccaatccaaacgggctcttagttgaATGACTTTTTTTGTCGTATGATGGTGAAGGATACAAATAATTTTATATAGAGAGATACTtgttaaattttcttttgtgtacatgtttatTTTGCATGTGGACTACATTCACGAAATTACTTGCTTATAATTGTAGTCATTCGCAGAAAAGAAGAATGGATGTATTCCTTTCGAACGAAGCGAGAATGATAATGTACTATTACCGTTTAATTTAGGTGATGAACCGAACATTGGATCAAATTTTGTGGAGCACTAAATCTATATCAAGATCTCGGTTACGTCGTGAGATATATTAATTTAAGTCATTCATTGCTCGTATCTTAAATGATACTTGACTGCTTTATAAAGGTTTAATTTGCTTCGCTCGATCAATATGCTACGTCTATTTCCGGTCACGGTttattgtcacaccccttttttgggCCCCGCGCGTAGGTGCGTAGGTTTTTATTATTAAAGAgtttttccaattgaagtgacggttttgaatagggattatttatttacagagtcgccacttggaattgaattttggtgttccaagccaccttatgaatccctaatcaaaaggaaatgactcttttattatggtccgcgaaaacagaagaccaggtaaggaattctgttgaccgggaagaaggtgttaggcattccccgagtcccgtggttctagcacggtcgctttattgACTTATATTTAGCTTAAATTAATCTttgaatatattatgtatttgagccttgatttgctcgtacttttattgttgaacatttattggtcttaaaccggatgcgtaaccgcattccgaaTCTTTTAAGCGACTCAAAGTAAGATGCATAGCTTCATTCTTAttcgaaacaaaattaattattaaaacgagttcggccaaggtgcgtaaccgcatccttgactTATAAAAAAACCGTCccgaaataagatgcgtaaccgcattcttaatcgaaacaaacgtcttgaaacgtgcctaaagctcatctagcgttAAAAGCTATTATTTGTCTCTGAAATCCAAGACTTATTAATATTTGATTAAACTTTCACTCTTTGACCACGAATTTTGAAACGTGTTCGCAACCCATATCGCTCCCTTACAATTGGTTTACCACTCTTTTCTTTTATACTCGACAATGAGATTTGAAATAATCCGCACCCCATCTCTCTCATCTCACGATTAAtaaaaagttaggccttaaactCGCATAGGCCCTAAATATTCTTTTTGTGCTTAAGTTAAAACCCACGGCCAAATTTATATCAAAAGAAAAATGTATACAGCTGTTCAACAAAGTAAAGAAAATGCTTAAATTAGTCTTACAACACATAATTCATTGCTTTTAAACCCATTAAGAATAGAACAAAGCTAAAAAAGAATTCAGACTTTAGGTTGATAAGAGTGGAAGAGCACGTCACTAAAAACATTATTATCAAGAAATTTAGATTATTACAAACACCTATCAGCATTAACTATATTAACCGAAAATCATTTATATCATATTTAAGCTCAAAATTTTGACTTCATTAGCTCATGCAAACTCAAAATTCTCACCAGCAACATCAAATGAATAAATCACTTAAAGAATAAGGACTTTATGCCAAAAGGAATCCACGCTAACTCCAAATCAACATG
Coding sequences within it:
- the LOC132601381 gene encoding uncharacterized protein LOC132601381; translation: MDNISSLIRHSGIWNDENKYVNYKIDAVTFKEYSTYEELLQTVATQLNLDKQMKNINIKYMVEGDDIPMAIHNDMVVKVYVELKKENKALPMFNYCAKRSNAISYTLVCVSGECDWKFRASSVGFDYCRPIVVVDGSHFKTPYNGTFVSASTLDGAGNILLLAYGVIDSENDRSWTWFFERFRETYGIRENMCIVSDRHERINKVVCRIYPEVAHYACIWHLWGNVCKKYKKSHDVLSPVFYSMAKAYTQDDFDELKGKVQKVDMRVAEYLESAGRDKWARLYAFVNRGWIMTSNIAECINRHLLAARELPIYDFPEEVEPSTEFVYTVHDGGRRFILNLNRKTCSCRMFQLDEIPCPHAWAVIKKKNLVADDYCSDLFKPKTVLKTYDVPVDPLPDEREWNIPKNILEDVILPPRYKRLPGRPKKRRDKPLSVLLFGKSRHACSTCGQLGHNRRSCSFEPLRK